The Oscillospiraceae bacterium genome contains a region encoding:
- a CDS encoding RNA polymerase subunit sigma has protein sequence MLVQEQVCPTSEMERMVDQYGTGMLRMCCVYLGDQHLAQDAVQDSFIKIYRAWHPMDGPAAEKAWVMRVTVNVCKDYLRSAWKRKVNLVEQYPELPASEDPPKNEEGRLLAEIMALKPKYREVILLHYYQQLRVNEIAEVLGAPQSTVSIRLRRAREALRKRLEGGPYEDL, from the coding sequence ATGTTGGTGCAGGAGCAGGTATGCCCTACCTCTGAAATGGAGCGCATGGTAGATCAATACGGTACAGGGATGCTTCGCATGTGCTGCGTTTACCTGGGCGACCAGCATCTCGCGCAGGATGCGGTGCAGGACTCTTTTATCAAGATCTACCGCGCCTGGCACCCCATGGACGGGCCCGCCGCGGAAAAAGCCTGGGTGATGCGCGTTACCGTGAACGTGTGCAAGGACTACCTGCGCAGCGCCTGGAAGCGAAAGGTGAATCTGGTGGAGCAGTATCCCGAGCTGCCCGCCTCGGAGGATCCCCCGAAAAACGAGGAGGGGCGGCTTTTGGCCGAGATCATGGCCCTGAAGCCCAAATATCGGGAAGTGATTCTGCTGCATTATTACCAGCAGCTGCGGGTGAATGAGATTGCGGAGGTACTGGGGGCGCCCCAGTCGACCGTGAGCATCCGGCTTCGCCGTGCGCGCGAAGCGCTGCGAAAACGTTTGGAAGGAGGGCCGTATGAAGATTTGTGA
- a CDS encoding chaperone ClpB, whose product MLCVRCKKRTAIVFVQKLENGQPKQEGYCLTCARELGIKPVDDLMKQFGVSDQDLESMEERMSSFMEEAGENGMAGMFPFGPVGGGEEETGEGGEEDGGEEGFTPGGSATFPFGIGANREKKQEKENGRRGGKTKFLDKYCESLTAKARAGRLDEIIGREQEIYRTIQILARRQKNNPCLIGEAGVGKTAIAEGIAQRIVRDAVPACLKGKELYLMDLTALVAGTQFRGQFEQRVKGLIDEVKHLGNVILFIDEIHNITGAGDSEGAMNAGNILKPALSRGEIQVIGATTFAEYRKYIEKDQALERRFQPVKVGEPSIADAIGVLRGIKKYYEKHHGVEVPDTIVTAAVNLAERYISDRFLPDKAIDLLDEACACCNLRHPEISDLAVARKQMAMLEAEELSQEQAEKGPDYEKLAEIKTELARLREGLPELELKAGGIKVEMEDVAKVIELWTGIPAVKVKESEFAKLLALEEGLKAHIIGQDEAVEAVAKAMKRARADLSGKRRPASFIFVGPTGVGKTELVKQLAQQLFDTPDPLIRIDMSEYMEKHAVSRLIGAPPGYVGFDEAGQLTEQVRRRPYSVVLFDEIEKAHPDVMNILLQILDEGRITDSQGRTVNFENTVVCMTSNAGSTEKGGETGFNKTAAQMSENKAMKALSEFLRPEFMGRVDEVVAFKPLSEESLCRIAGLMLDEYRQPMLDKGVELSYTPEACAALVKECGGVKFGARDLRRVIRKKVEDELAGRFVAGVLGAAVTLDAQDGQLIFKE is encoded by the coding sequence ATGCTTTGTGTACGCTGTAAAAAACGCACGGCTATCGTGTTCGTGCAAAAACTGGAAAACGGCCAGCCCAAGCAGGAGGGATACTGCCTTACCTGCGCGCGGGAGCTGGGCATCAAACCGGTGGACGACCTGATGAAGCAGTTCGGCGTTTCCGACCAGGACCTGGAGAGCATGGAGGAGCGCATGAGCAGCTTTATGGAGGAAGCCGGGGAAAACGGCATGGCCGGAATGTTCCCCTTCGGCCCGGTGGGCGGCGGGGAGGAAGAAACCGGCGAGGGCGGCGAAGAGGACGGCGGCGAAGAGGGCTTTACCCCCGGCGGATCCGCCACCTTTCCCTTTGGCATTGGCGCGAACCGGGAAAAAAAGCAGGAAAAGGAAAACGGCCGGCGCGGCGGCAAGACCAAATTCCTGGATAAATACTGCGAGTCGCTGACGGCGAAGGCCCGCGCGGGCAGGCTGGACGAGATCATCGGCCGGGAGCAGGAAATCTACCGCACCATCCAGATTCTGGCCCGCCGCCAGAAAAACAACCCCTGCCTGATCGGCGAGGCGGGCGTGGGCAAAACAGCCATTGCCGAGGGCATTGCCCAGCGCATTGTGCGCGACGCGGTGCCCGCCTGTTTGAAGGGCAAGGAGCTGTATTTGATGGACCTGACCGCCCTGGTGGCCGGGACCCAGTTCCGCGGCCAGTTCGAGCAGCGGGTCAAGGGCCTGATCGACGAGGTCAAGCACCTGGGCAACGTGATCCTGTTCATTGATGAGATCCACAACATCACCGGCGCGGGCGATTCCGAAGGGGCGATGAATGCGGGGAACATCTTAAAGCCCGCGCTCTCGCGCGGGGAGATCCAGGTGATCGGGGCCACCACCTTTGCCGAGTACCGCAAGTATATCGAAAAGGACCAGGCGCTGGAGCGCCGCTTCCAGCCGGTGAAGGTGGGCGAGCCCAGCATTGCGGACGCCATCGGCGTATTGCGGGGCATCAAAAAATATTACGAAAAGCACCATGGCGTGGAGGTGCCGGACACCATCGTGACCGCGGCGGTGAACCTGGCCGAGCGCTATATCTCGGACCGGTTTTTGCCGGATAAGGCCATTGACCTTTTGGACGAGGCCTGCGCGTGCTGCAACCTGCGCCACCCGGAGATCAGCGACTTGGCTGTGGCGCGCAAACAGATGGCCATGCTGGAGGCGGAGGAGCTGAGCCAGGAACAGGCCGAAAAGGGCCCGGACTACGAGAAGCTGGCCGAAATTAAGACCGAGCTGGCCCGCCTGCGGGAGGGTCTGCCTGAGCTGGAGCTCAAGGCGGGCGGCATTAAAGTGGAGATGGAGGACGTGGCCAAGGTCATTGAGCTGTGGACCGGCATCCCCGCGGTAAAGGTAAAAGAGAGCGAATTTGCAAAGCTGCTTGCGCTGGAGGAGGGCCTCAAGGCGCACATTATTGGGCAGGACGAAGCGGTGGAGGCCGTGGCAAAGGCCATGAAGCGCGCCCGGGCCGACCTTTCGGGCAAGCGGCGGCCGGCCAGCTTTATCTTTGTGGGGCCCACGGGGGTGGGCAAGACCGAGCTTGTAAAACAGCTGGCCCAACAGCTGTTCGACACCCCGGACCCGCTCATCCGCATTGATATGAGCGAGTATATGGAGAAACACGCCGTGAGCCGGCTGATCGGCGCGCCCCCGGGCTACGTGGGGTTTGACGAGGCGGGCCAGCTGACCGAGCAGGTGCGCCGCCGGCCTTACAGCGTGGTGCTGTTCGACGAGATCGAAAAGGCCCACCCGGACGTGATGAACATTCTCCTGCAGATTTTGGACGAGGGCCGCATCACCGACAGCCAGGGCCGCACCGTGAATTTTGAAAACACGGTCGTGTGCATGACCAGCAACGCGGGCAGCACCGAGAAAGGCGGCGAGACCGGCTTTAACAAAACGGCGGCCCAGATGAGCGAAAACAAGGCGATGAAAGCTCTTTCGGAATTTTTGCGGCCCGAGTTTATGGGCCGTGTGGACGAGGTGGTGGCTTTTAAACCCCTGTCGGAAGAGAGCCTTTGCCGGATCGCGGGCCTGATGCTGGACGAGTACAGGCAGCCCATGCTGGACAAGGGCGTTGAATTGAGCTATACCCCCGAGGCCTGCGCGGCGCTGGTGAAGGAGTGCGGCGGGGTGAAGTTCGGCGCGCGGGATCTGCGCCGGGTGATCCGCAAAAAGGTCGAGGACGAACTGGCCGGGCGGTTTGTGGCGGGCGTGCTGGGGGCTGCGGTGACCCTGGACGCGCAGGACGGCCAACTGATCTTTAAAGAATAA
- the truA gene encoding tRNA pseudouridine synthase A → MNILLDLSFDGSGFCGFQVQKNGRSVCEAVQNALEAVLGERPDVKGCSRTDAGVHALHYALSFCAAPAVSLEKLPLALNQNLPPAIRVNSARQAPEGFHARYAAHAKTYVYRIRNSPIDSPFEAGYYYRAPGPLDVAAMQQAADHFVGRHDFLSLCAANCEAAKRGSTVRTITRCQVERAGALVSITVTADGYLYNMVRILAGTLLRAGQHKLEPGAVPALLEARDRAKAGPTLPAQGLFLKSVEYEI, encoded by the coding sequence ATGAACATCCTGCTTGATCTGAGCTTTGACGGCAGCGGCTTTTGCGGCTTCCAGGTGCAGAAAAACGGCCGCTCGGTGTGCGAGGCGGTGCAAAACGCGCTGGAGGCGGTGCTGGGCGAGCGGCCGGACGTAAAGGGCTGTTCCCGCACCGACGCCGGGGTGCACGCGCTGCACTATGCCCTGAGCTTTTGCGCCGCGCCCGCGGTATCGCTGGAAAAGCTGCCGCTGGCGCTGAACCAGAACCTGCCCCCGGCCATTCGGGTGAACAGCGCGCGGCAAGCGCCGGAGGGCTTTCACGCCCGGTACGCCGCCCACGCCAAAACCTACGTGTACCGCATCAGGAACAGCCCGATCGACAGCCCGTTTGAGGCCGGATATTATTACAGGGCGCCCGGGCCGCTGGATGTTGCGGCCATGCAGCAGGCGGCGGACCACTTTGTGGGCAGGCACGATTTTTTGAGCCTGTGCGCGGCGAACTGCGAGGCGGCAAAGCGGGGCAGCACGGTGCGCACCATCACCCGCTGCCAGGTGGAACGGGCCGGTGCGCTGGTGAGCATTACCGTGACCGCGGACGGCTACTTATACAACATGGTGCGCATTTTGGCCGGCACCCTGCTGCGGGCGGGCCAGCACAAGCTGGAGCCCGGGGCGGTGCCCGCGCTGCTGGAGGCCCGGGACCGGGCGAAGGCGGGCCCCACGCTGCCTGCCCAGGGCCTGTTTTTAAAGAGCGTGGAATATGAAATCTGA
- the ecfT gene encoding energy-coupling factor transporter transmembrane protein EcfT: MLRDITIGQHFPGNSVVHNTDPRLKILLVIGYIVLLFTVTNLLGLALSLALLTVLYLVAKIPLKLILKSLKPILPIVIFTAVLNLFFMGGEGQPLWQFWVFKIYKEGIVYAVFMSVRIVALIAGTSLLTYTTSPIVLTDAIERLLKPFAKLHLPVHELAMMMTIALRFIPTLIEETDKIMNAQKARGAMLDTGKLTERVKAMVPILIPLFISAFRRADELAMAMECRCYRGGDGRTRLKVLKFQGRDWLVLAVCLAAFGAVWATRYLLPRVI, from the coding sequence ATGCTGAGGGATATCACCATTGGCCAGCACTTCCCGGGCAATTCGGTGGTGCACAACACCGACCCGCGGCTGAAAATCCTGCTGGTCATCGGCTATATCGTGCTGCTGTTCACGGTGACGAACCTGCTGGGGCTGGCGCTGAGCCTTGCGCTGCTGACCGTTCTGTATCTGGTGGCAAAGATCCCCCTGAAGCTTATTCTGAAAAGCCTGAAGCCCATTCTGCCCATCGTGATCTTCACGGCGGTGCTGAACCTGTTCTTTATGGGGGGCGAGGGGCAGCCCCTGTGGCAGTTTTGGGTGTTCAAGATCTACAAAGAGGGCATTGTGTACGCGGTGTTTATGAGCGTGCGCATTGTGGCGCTGATTGCGGGCACCAGCCTGCTGACCTACACCACCAGCCCCATTGTGCTGACCGACGCCATTGAGCGGCTGCTGAAGCCCTTTGCAAAGCTGCACCTGCCGGTGCACGAGCTGGCCATGATGATGACGATTGCGCTGCGGTTCATCCCCACCCTGATCGAGGAGACGGACAAGATCATGAACGCGCAGAAGGCCCGGGGCGCCATGCTGGACACCGGAAAGCTGACCGAGCGGGTCAAGGCCATGGTGCCCATTCTGATCCCGCTGTTCATCTCGGCCTTTCGGCGGGCGGACGAGCTGGCCATGGCCATGGAGTGCCGGTGCTACCGGGGCGGCGACGGCCGGACCCGGCTGAAGGTGCTTAAATTCCAGGGACGCGACTGGCTGGTGCTGGCGGTGTGCCTGGCGGCGTTCGGGGCTGTGTGGGCCACCCGTTACCTGCTGCCGCGGGTGATCTAG
- the ecfA2 gene encoding energy-coupling factor transporter ATP-binding protein EcfA2, translating to MSNMAAIIETKGLTHIYNAGMPDATTALEHVDFAVEEGDFVGIIGSTGSGKSTLITHFNGILKPTSGQVLVAGQDIWEKPGDIRRFRFMVGLVFQYPEYQLFEETVYKDIAFGPKNMGLDEEEVDRRVHRAAAFAGLPEEYLGRSPFELSGGQKRRVAIAGVMAMEPRILVLDEPAAGLDPEGRDTILTQVKRYHKETGTTVLLVSHSMEDIAKYANRVLVMDQRSVAMYDTVENVFARADELLGLGLSVPQVTKVFLKLRQMGLALPQDVYTVPYAVKTILAALEQKRGKGAAGC from the coding sequence GTGAGCAATATGGCTGCCATTATTGAAACAAAGGGCCTGACCCATATTTACAACGCAGGGATGCCGGACGCCACCACCGCGCTGGAACATGTGGATTTTGCGGTGGAGGAGGGCGACTTTGTGGGGATCATCGGCTCCACAGGGTCGGGAAAATCCACCCTCATCACCCACTTCAACGGCATTTTGAAGCCCACCAGCGGGCAGGTGCTGGTGGCCGGGCAGGATATCTGGGAAAAGCCCGGCGACATCCGCCGGTTCCGCTTTATGGTGGGGCTTGTGTTCCAGTACCCTGAATACCAGCTGTTTGAGGAAACGGTGTACAAGGACATTGCCTTCGGGCCCAAAAACATGGGGCTGGACGAAGAAGAGGTGGATCGCCGGGTGCACCGGGCCGCCGCCTTTGCGGGCCTGCCGGAGGAATACCTTGGCCGCAGCCCGTTTGAGCTTTCGGGCGGGCAGAAGCGCCGGGTGGCCATTGCGGGGGTCATGGCGATGGAACCGCGCATTTTGGTGCTGGACGAGCCCGCCGCGGGCCTGGACCCCGAGGGCCGCGACACCATTTTGACCCAGGTGAAGCGCTACCACAAAGAGACCGGCACCACCGTGCTGCTGGTGAGCCACTCGATGGAGGACATTGCCAAATATGCAAACCGGGTGCTGGTGATGGACCAGCGCAGCGTGGCCATGTACGACACGGTGGAGAATGTGTTTGCCCGGGCGGACGAGCTGCTGGGGCTGGGGCTGTCGGTGCCGCAGGTGACCAAGGTGTTTTTGAAGCTGCGGCAGATGGGCCTTGCGCTGCCGCAGGACGTTTATACCGTGCCCTACGCGGTCAAGACCATTCTGGCCGCGCTGGAGCAAAAACGCGGGAAGGGGGCGGCCGGATGCTGA
- the ecfA gene encoding energy-coupling factor transporter ATP-binding protein EcfA: MEMIEARGVRFRYSPESPWAVDGACVTVKKGEFVAVLGANGCGKSTLAKHFNAILLPEAGTVLVEGMDTADEAHLYDIRQKVGMVFQNPDNQIVATVVEEDVAFALENLGVPPTEIRTRIDDAMQMAGIYKHREKAPHKLSGGQKQRVAIAGVIAMRPDCLVLDEATAMLDPRGREKVMETIRRLNRDFGITVAAITHYMDEAAQADRVLVMSEGRVVLEGTPKEVFRQTERMRGLHLDVPQATELCCELAKAGVELPGDIINEDECAAALYELLK, from the coding sequence ATGGAGATGATCGAGGCGCGCGGCGTGCGCTTTCGCTATTCACCCGAGAGCCCGTGGGCCGTGGACGGCGCATGCGTGACGGTGAAGAAGGGGGAGTTTGTGGCGGTGCTGGGAGCCAACGGGTGCGGCAAAAGCACCCTGGCAAAGCACTTCAACGCCATTTTGCTGCCCGAGGCCGGCACCGTTCTGGTGGAGGGCATGGACACCGCGGACGAGGCGCACCTGTATGACATCCGCCAGAAGGTGGGCATGGTGTTCCAGAACCCGGACAACCAGATCGTGGCCACCGTGGTGGAAGAGGACGTGGCCTTTGCGCTGGAGAACCTGGGCGTGCCCCCGACCGAGATCCGCACCCGCATCGACGACGCCATGCAGATGGCGGGCATTTACAAGCACCGGGAAAAGGCGCCGCACAAGCTTTCGGGCGGGCAGAAGCAGCGGGTGGCCATTGCGGGCGTGATCGCCATGCGGCCGGACTGCCTGGTGCTGGACGAGGCCACCGCCATGCTGGACCCCCGGGGCCGGGAAAAGGTGATGGAAACCATCCGCCGCCTGAACCGGGATTTCGGCATCACCGTGGCGGCGATCACCCATTATATGGACGAGGCGGCCCAGGCCGACCGGGTGCTGGTGATGAGCGAGGGCCGGGTGGTTTTGGAGGGCACCCCCAAGGAGGTGTTCCGCCAGACCGAGCGCATGCGGGGGCTGCACCTGGACGTGCCCCAGGCCACCGAGCTGTGCTGTGAGCTGGCAAAGGCCGGGGTGGAGCTGCCGGGGGATATCATCAACGAGGACGAGTGCGCGGCGGCGCTGTACGAGCTGCTGAAATAG
- a CDS encoding SAM-dependent methyltransferase: protein MRAATTWQDYELIDATCGNRLERWGSALLVRPDPQVVWKSAEKSPLWQKADAVYHRSEKGGGQWEYRRRLPEKWKIGCGELTLVVSPTGFKHTGVFPEQAVNWAWYGQKIRGAGRPVRVLNLFGYTGGATLACAAAGASVCHVDASKGIVTWARENAQASGLAGAPIRWIVDDCAKFVAREARRGSRYDALIMDPPSYGRGPGGEVWKLEDSIYDLIRLCAGVLSERPLFVAVNSYTTGLSPAVMEYMLRDTLCEEHGGTTGCDEIGLPVTSTGGVVPCGATALWQDET from the coding sequence ATGCGCGCCGCCACCACCTGGCAGGACTATGAACTGATCGACGCCACCTGCGGCAACCGCCTGGAGCGCTGGGGCAGCGCACTGCTGGTGCGCCCCGACCCCCAGGTGGTCTGGAAGAGCGCTGAAAAAAGCCCCCTGTGGCAAAAGGCGGACGCGGTGTATCACCGCTCGGAAAAGGGGGGCGGCCAGTGGGAGTACCGCCGCCGCCTGCCGGAAAAGTGGAAGATCGGCTGCGGGGAGCTGACCCTGGTGGTAAGCCCCACCGGCTTTAAGCACACGGGCGTATTCCCCGAGCAGGCGGTGAACTGGGCCTGGTATGGGCAGAAGATCCGGGGCGCCGGCCGCCCGGTGCGGGTGCTGAACCTGTTCGGCTATACCGGTGGGGCAACCCTGGCCTGCGCCGCCGCCGGGGCCAGCGTGTGCCATGTGGACGCGAGCAAGGGGATCGTGACCTGGGCGCGGGAGAACGCGCAGGCCAGCGGCCTTGCGGGCGCGCCCATCCGCTGGATTGTGGACGACTGCGCCAAATTTGTGGCGCGGGAGGCGCGCCGCGGCAGCCGGTACGACGCGCTGATTATGGACCCGCCCAGCTACGGCCGCGGCCCGGGGGGCGAGGTTTGGAAGCTGGAGGACAGTATCTACGACCTGATCCGCCTGTGCGCGGGGGTGCTGAGCGAGCGGCCGCTCTTTGTGGCGGTGAACAGCTACACCACTGGGCTTTCGCCCGCGGTGATGGAATACATGCTGCGGGACACCCTGTGCGAAGAACACGGCGGCACGACCGGCTGCGACGAGATCGGCCTGCCGGTGACCAGCACCGGCGGGGTGGTGCCCTGCGGGGCCACCGCCCTTTGGCAGGACGAAACCTGA
- the ruvB gene encoding Holliday junction ATP-dependent DNA helicase RuvB, which yields MEDFEAAARLVNPEVNQGEAEELSLRPRTLADYVGQEKVKENLRIYLEAAKRRGEPMDHILLYGPPGLGKTTLAGIVAQEMGVQIRITSGPAIEKPGDLAALLTNLQEGDVLFIDEIHRLSRQVEEVLYPALEDYALDIMIGKGPSAQSIRINLPRFTLIGATTRAGQLTGPLRDRFGVLLKLELYSPAELARIVLRSAGILSQPCTPEGALELAKCSRGTPRVANRLLKRVRDFAEVLGDGTIDEQAARVALKRMDIDALGLDELDRSLLRAIIELYNGGPVGLDTLAAALGEEAVTLEDVCEPYLMQMGFLTRTPRGRCATRLAWTHLGLELPRGLDEAGGQQTLF from the coding sequence ATGGAAGACTTTGAAGCGGCCGCCCGCCTGGTAAACCCCGAGGTGAACCAGGGCGAGGCCGAGGAGCTGAGCCTGCGCCCGCGCACCCTTGCGGACTATGTGGGCCAGGAAAAGGTAAAGGAAAACCTGCGCATTTACCTGGAAGCCGCAAAGCGCCGGGGCGAGCCGATGGATCACATTTTGCTGTATGGCCCGCCGGGCCTGGGCAAGACCACCCTGGCGGGCATTGTGGCCCAGGAGATGGGGGTACAGATCCGCATTACCAGCGGCCCCGCCATTGAAAAGCCGGGGGATCTGGCCGCGCTGCTCACCAACCTGCAGGAGGGCGACGTGCTGTTCATCGACGAGATCCACCGCCTTTCCCGCCAGGTGGAGGAGGTGCTGTATCCCGCGCTGGAGGATTACGCGCTGGACATCATGATCGGCAAGGGGCCCAGCGCCCAGTCCATTCGCATCAACCTGCCGCGGTTCACCCTGATCGGGGCGACCACCCGGGCGGGCCAGCTGACCGGCCCGCTGCGCGACCGGTTCGGCGTGCTTTTAAAGTTGGAGTTGTACAGCCCGGCGGAGCTGGCGCGCATCGTGCTGCGCTCGGCGGGCATTCTGAGCCAGCCCTGCACCCCCGAGGGGGCGCTGGAACTGGCCAAATGCAGCCGGGGCACCCCCCGTGTGGCGAACCGGCTGCTGAAACGGGTGCGGGATTTTGCCGAGGTATTGGGCGACGGCACCATCGACGAGCAGGCGGCGCGGGTGGCTTTAAAGCGCATGGACATCGACGCGCTGGGGCTGGACGAGCTGGACCGCAGCCTTTTGCGGGCGATCATTGAACTCTACAACGGCGGCCCGGTGGGCCTGGATACCCTGGCCGCCGCCCTGGGAGAGGAAGCCGTGACCCTGGAGGATGTGTGCGAGCCCTACCTGATGCAGATGGGCTTTTTGACCCGGACCCCCCGGGGGCGCTGCGCCACCCGCCTGGCCTGGACCCACCTGGGCCTGGAGCTGCCCCGCGGGCTGGATGAGGCCGGCGGCCAGCAGACCCTGTTTTAA
- the ruvA gene encoding Holliday junction ATP-dependent DNA helicase RuvA encodes MIYCLNGKLIKKTLDMVVISCAGVGYQVLVPASVAAALPAVGGEAMLYTMMNVTETDVTLFGFATEEQQTCFKMLTAVSGVGPKVGLAILNVLSPERIALAVSAGDHKAFTAANGVGPKLAQRITLELKDKVGKGLAEGLSLGDVGGMGAAPAGGALSQAIAALTSLGYSAGEAAAAVAKLDESLPVEEMIKLALRGMARR; translated from the coding sequence ATGATTTACTGCCTGAACGGCAAGCTTATAAAGAAAACACTGGATATGGTGGTGATCTCCTGCGCGGGGGTGGGCTACCAGGTGCTGGTGCCCGCCAGCGTGGCGGCCGCGCTGCCCGCCGTGGGCGGCGAAGCGATGCTGTACACCATGATGAATGTGACCGAGACCGACGTGACCCTGTTCGGGTTTGCCACCGAAGAGCAGCAGACCTGCTTTAAAATGCTCACCGCTGTTTCCGGCGTGGGGCCCAAGGTGGGCCTTGCCATTTTGAATGTGCTGAGCCCGGAGCGCATTGCGCTGGCGGTGTCGGCCGGGGATCACAAGGCGTTCACCGCCGCAAACGGCGTGGGGCCGAAGCTGGCCCAGCGCATCACCCTGGAGCTGAAGGACAAGGTGGGCAAGGGCCTGGCGGAGGGCCTCTCGCTGGGGGATGTGGGCGGCATGGGCGCGGCGCCTGCGGGCGGCGCGCTGAGCCAGGCCATCGCCGCGCTGACCAGCCTTGGCTACAGCGCCGGCGAGGCGGCGGCGGCGGTAGCCAAACTGGACGAGAGCCTGCCGGTGGAAGAGATGATCAAGCTGGCCCTGCGGGGCATGGCAAGGAGGTAA
- a CDS encoding crossover junction endodeoxyribonuclease RuvC, with the protein MRVLGIDPGYAIVGWGVTDYTGNRFSPVAFGAVTTEAGVAFERRLAQVYDGVLEVMRTHQPEALSIEQLFYQHNQTTVIGVAEARGVILLAAAQCGLPVFEYTPMQVKQAVTGYGKAVKKQVQEMTRILLHLEKVPKPDDTADALAMAIAHCHCSRSRLQGTPIR; encoded by the coding sequence ATGCGAGTTTTGGGCATTGACCCCGGGTATGCCATTGTGGGCTGGGGGGTAACGGATTACACGGGAAACCGCTTTTCGCCGGTGGCGTTCGGCGCGGTGACCACCGAGGCGGGGGTGGCGTTTGAGCGGCGCCTGGCCCAGGTGTACGACGGCGTTCTGGAGGTCATGCGCACCCACCAGCCGGAGGCGCTGAGCATTGAGCAGCTGTTTTACCAGCACAACCAGACTACGGTGATCGGCGTGGCCGAGGCCCGCGGGGTCATTCTGCTGGCCGCCGCCCAGTGCGGGCTGCCGGTGTTCGAGTACACCCCCATGCAGGTGAAGCAGGCGGTGACCGGCTACGGCAAGGCTGTGAAAAAGCAGGTGCAGGAGATGACCCGCATCCTGCTGCACCTGGAAAAGGTGCCGAAACCCGACGACACCGCCGACGCGCTGGCCATGGCCATTGCCCACTGCCATTGCAGCCGCAGCCGGCTGCAGGGAACACCCATCCGTTAA